A single Bacillota bacterium DNA region contains:
- a CDS encoding MoxR family ATPase codes for METNWLERINQVQEEIGRVIVGQREVVDLTMIAMLAGGHVLLEGVPGLGKTLLVRTLGEAFNVSTNRIQFTPDMMPSDITGTNLITPGEGDDFKFKAGPVFANLVLADEINRATPKTQSALLESMQERSVTVFGKSWDLPRPFFVIATQNPLEMEGTYPLPEAQLDRFLFKVLVDYPSLSDLREIVLRTTGSQQPQVTPLMSGEDILTFNAFAREVPIAETVLEFALKVLLATHPGNPEATPLVQTYVQVGASPRGIQSIILAAKVAAIMAGRYNVSFNDIERVALPALRHRLVLNFEAYGEGVTGDQVVAEILAATAKG; via the coding sequence ATGGAAACCAATTGGCTGGAACGGATAAATCAGGTCCAGGAGGAGATTGGCCGGGTCATTGTCGGGCAGCGGGAAGTTGTGGATTTGACCATGATTGCGATGCTGGCCGGCGGCCATGTGCTTTTGGAAGGCGTCCCCGGTCTCGGTAAGACCTTGCTGGTTCGCACCCTCGGTGAGGCCTTTAACGTCAGCACCAACCGCATTCAGTTCACTCCGGACATGATGCCCTCGGATATCACCGGCACCAATTTGATTACCCCCGGAGAGGGCGATGACTTTAAGTTCAAGGCCGGGCCGGTATTTGCCAACCTGGTTTTGGCCGATGAAATAAACCGGGCCACACCCAAAACCCAGAGCGCCCTCTTGGAGAGCATGCAGGAGCGCTCGGTGACGGTGTTCGGCAAGTCCTGGGACCTGCCCCGCCCCTTTTTTGTAATCGCCACCCAGAACCCGCTGGAAATGGAGGGCACCTATCCCCTGCCAGAGGCGCAGTTGGACAGGTTTTTGTTTAAGGTGCTGGTGGATTACCCCTCGCTGTCGGACTTGCGGGAGATTGTGCTGCGTACCACTGGCTCCCAGCAGCCCCAGGTGACACCGCTGATGAGCGGTGAGGATATACTTACCTTTAATGCTTTTGCCCGGGAAGTACCAATTGCGGAAACGGTGTTGGAGTTTGCTCTTAAGGTGCTGCTGGCTACCCATCCCGGCAATCCTGAGGCAACACCGCTGGTGCAAACGTATGTGCAGGTTGGCGCCAGTCCCCGGGGGATTCAGAGCATCATTCTTGCTGCCAAGGTGGCGGCGATTATGGCGGGGCGCTATAATGTCAGCTTTAACGATATCGAGCGGGTGGCGCTGCCTGCTTTGCGTCATCGTCTCGTCCTCAATTTCGAGGCCTATGGCGAAGGCGTCACTGGTGATCAGGTGGTGGCGGAGATTCTCGCTGCCACGGCCAAGGGTTGA
- a CDS encoding RNA pseudouridine synthase — MEIPIIFEDNHLLVVNKPVNVLSQADKTGDKDMLTLLKQDLKVRYNKPGNVYLGLVHRLDRPVGGVMVFAKTSKAAARLSDQIRTREFAKTYLAVVHGKPKKANRLRHYLAKDSSTNTVSVVSSDAQNAKEAELEYHVLASTGDLSLLKINLITGRPHQIRVQFAATDYPLYGDQKYGAKINKPGQQLALFCHEISCLHPTRKEPLTFSQNPRDVHPWNQFAL; from the coding sequence GTGGAAATACCGATTATATTTGAAGACAATCATCTCCTAGTGGTTAATAAACCGGTAAATGTATTATCCCAGGCGGATAAAACCGGGGATAAAGATATGCTTACTTTGCTCAAACAGGATTTAAAGGTCAGATATAACAAGCCCGGCAATGTCTATTTGGGCCTGGTGCACCGATTGGACCGACCGGTGGGCGGGGTCATGGTTTTTGCCAAGACCTCAAAGGCGGCAGCGCGGCTTTCAGACCAAATAAGGACACGGGAGTTTGCAAAGACTTATCTGGCAGTTGTGCACGGTAAGCCCAAAAAAGCAAACCGACTGCGACACTACCTGGCCAAGGATTCCAGCACCAACACAGTTTCTGTCGTCAGCAGTGACGCGCAGAATGCCAAGGAAGCTGAGCTGGAGTACCATGTCTTAGCTAGCACCGGGGACTTGAGTCTGCTCAAGATTAACTTAATTACGGGGCGGCCCCACCAGATCAGGGTTCAGTTTGCCGCAACAGACTATCCTTTATATGGGGACCAAAAATACGGCGCCAAGATTAATAAACCCGGGCAACAATTAGCTCTATTCTGCCACGAAATAAGTTGTCTGCATCCCACCCGTAAAGAACCGCTGACCTTCAGCCAGAATCCACGGGATGTTCACCCCTGGAATCAATTTGCGTTGTAG
- a CDS encoding DUF2812 domain-containing protein has product MDEGYYDLHKDNGWNLLYTRKNYPGKWSFWSQEYEQQPSQFYSEDTDILRHAKRVAATNSLCVIPFVLFLLMLINQFRHHMEHGIRSGDTVFYIILAIGLIEFGLFIALTISYYLRVRRTIARS; this is encoded by the coding sequence TTGGATGAGGGCTATTACGATTTGCACAAGGATAATGGTTGGAACCTGCTGTATACAAGAAAGAATTATCCCGGGAAATGGTCATTCTGGTCCCAGGAATATGAGCAGCAACCCTCCCAATTCTACAGTGAAGACACTGACATACTAAGGCACGCAAAGCGGGTGGCCGCGACTAATTCACTCTGCGTGATACCGTTTGTTTTGTTTCTCCTTATGCTGATCAACCAATTTAGACATCATATGGAGCATGGAATACGGTCAGGAGACACGGTTTTTTACATCATATTGGCAATAGGGCTAATTGAGTTTGGGTTATTCATTGCTCTGACAATAAGCTATTATCTTCGGGTAAGAAGGACTATTGCCCGCAGCTGA
- a CDS encoding ABC transporter ATP-binding protein, with protein MIAVKNLTKQYGNFTAVNNISFDVDKGSIFGFVGPNGAGKTTTMRIMATLLTSTRGDIEIDGQSVFRDPRRTRRLIGYMPDFFGVYDDLRVSEYLEFYGEASGCSVPEVRGMMPDLLELVGLSSKRDDFVNNLSRGMKQRLCLARTLIHQPPVLILDEPASGLDPRARVELRNILRELQRMGKTIVISSHILAELSQLCTHVGVISNGEMPLCGSITEILARVSGNAVIEAAVADRTEDARLWLLEQQAVRDVNITNTGSLEFMFSGDKNQQAALLKELGNRFTLYSFTPRSGNLEEIFMQITEGSSNEDSAH; from the coding sequence ATGATTGCTGTCAAAAACCTGACTAAGCAGTACGGCAACTTCACCGCCGTAAATAACATCAGTTTTGATGTCGATAAAGGCAGTATCTTTGGTTTCGTTGGTCCTAACGGCGCTGGCAAGACAACGACCATGCGGATCATGGCCACTTTGCTTACCAGCACCCGCGGTGATATTGAGATTGACGGCCAGTCGGTGTTTCGTGATCCCCGCCGGACCCGGCGGCTGATCGGCTATATGCCGGACTTCTTTGGCGTCTACGACGACCTCAGGGTCAGCGAATACTTGGAGTTCTATGGCGAAGCTTCAGGCTGTTCTGTGCCGGAAGTGCGCGGGATGATGCCTGACTTGTTAGAGCTGGTGGGACTGAGCTCAAAGCGTGACGATTTTGTGAACAATCTCTCCCGGGGTATGAAACAGCGTTTATGCCTGGCACGCACCTTAATCCATCAGCCTCCGGTCCTGATTCTCGATGAACCGGCTTCCGGCCTTGACCCCCGGGCCCGGGTGGAGCTCAGGAACATTCTCCGGGAGCTTCAACGCATGGGCAAGACAATTGTTATTAGCTCCCATATACTAGCGGAACTGTCTCAGCTCTGCACCCATGTGGGGGTAATCAGCAACGGAGAGATGCCCCTCTGTGGCTCGATTACCGAAATCCTTGCCCGGGTCAGCGGCAACGCAGTCATTGAGGCCGCGGTGGCTGACCGGACAGAAGATGCCCGGCTCTGGCTCTTAGAACAGCAGGCGGTCCGGGACGTGAACATTACTAATACCGGCAGTCTCGAGTTTATGTTTAGCGGCGACAAAAATCAGCAGGCCGCTTTGCTCAAGGAGCTGGGCAACCGGTTTACGCTATACAGCTTTACCCCCCGCTCAGGCAATTTGGAAGAAATATTTATGCAGATTACGGAGGGAAGCAGCAATGAAGACTCTGCCCATTAA
- a CDS encoding DUF2812 domain-containing protein has product MQPKMRWGSLIKKVKLFWSLDVQKTEKWLAAMSAKGLHFVAVNLLTRQFSFQEGSPRQLTYRIGCEGPNYALPKTLINSGWTKVFGERKWYVIVNEEPPNELKTYPVRTGLIRRNNWLLLLCSIILIYGAVNLSIQLTLLGFMAYISTPITIVPSPWWVLTPLIFLAGIAFWSGIIYTCIALVRSNRNLGERVKEQIKDPNSTANVIKKRNYFWVYSPDKLEQWLETMEEQGYNLVQVGSYARSFWFEKGSPRKVKYSVDY; this is encoded by the coding sequence ATGCAACCGAAAATGAGGTGGGGTTCATTGATTAAAAAGGTAAAGCTATTCTGGAGTTTGGATGTGCAGAAGACCGAGAAGTGGCTTGCGGCCATGTCGGCAAAGGGACTTCACTTTGTTGCGGTAAACCTGCTCACCCGCCAGTTCAGTTTTCAAGAGGGGAGCCCAAGGCAGCTTACTTACCGAATTGGCTGTGAGGGGCCAAATTATGCACTACCCAAAACGTTGATAAACAGTGGGTGGACCAAGGTATTTGGTGAGCGTAAATGGTATGTAATTGTCAATGAAGAACCGCCTAATGAGCTTAAGACCTACCCCGTGCGTACTGGACTAATCAGAAGAAATAATTGGTTGCTGCTACTATGTTCAATCATACTTATTTACGGGGCCGTAAATTTGTCCATTCAACTCACTTTGCTTGGTTTCATGGCTTATATTAGCACACCTATAACCATTGTCCCAAGTCCGTGGTGGGTTCTTACGCCGCTTATTTTCTTAGCAGGGATCGCCTTTTGGTCAGGGATAATCTACACATGTATTGCATTAGTTAGATCTAATCGGAACCTCGGTGAAAGAGTTAAGGAACAGATAAAAGACCCGAATAGCACAGCAAATGTGATTAAAAAGCGCAACTATTTCTGGGTATATTCCCCCGATAAACTGGAACAATGGCTTGAAACTATGGAAGAGCAAGGTTATAACCTTGTACAGGTTGGAAGCTATGCCAGAAGTTTTTGGTTTGAAAAGGGTAGTCCCAGAAAGGTAAAGTATAGTGTCGATTATTAG
- a CDS encoding PadR family transcriptional regulator, translated as MSLDKILKTYLPMTETAFYILLSLGEPRHGYGIVKHVEQLTESRIRLGSGTVYGTLTKMQRDGIITVFADEERRTIYEITDIGKKLILAEIRRIKELYHNATENEVGFID; from the coding sequence ATGAGCCTGGATAAAATCCTGAAAACATATTTACCCATGACTGAAACAGCTTTTTATATCCTCTTGTCCCTGGGGGAGCCACGCCATGGCTACGGGATTGTCAAGCATGTAGAGCAGTTAACAGAATCACGAATTCGGTTGGGCTCCGGCACGGTTTATGGGACCCTGACCAAGATGCAACGGGATGGAATTATTACGGTTTTCGCTGATGAGGAACGTAGGACAATTTACGAGATAACGGACATCGGTAAAAAACTTATACTAGCCGAGATTCGGCGAATCAAAGAGTTATATCATAATGCAACCGAAAATGAGGTGGGGTTCATTGATTAA
- a CDS encoding DUF58 domain-containing protein has product MTWTFDLDLKRLDRLALRYKGGLVGHSSGKRLTNKYGTAMEFADYRPYLPGDDVRRIDWSLYGRSRRLYTKLNRSEVDATVNVLIDGSRSMDWGEYDKGRRALELALALGYLSIKAYDRVAVGIGPKELSQYLPPVHGKGAFSRLLSFLSAREFDREGDLNSLCLSFARQLKPLQLTVLISDFLSPGGWQRGLEKLVNSRQQLLLFHVFSPDELEPEYRGPVSLVDSETGSKKEVDVDPLVLRGYRDAFARHSEQIADFCRQRGINYFRYDCSENPVDFLLTIASTVLNSW; this is encoded by the coding sequence GTGACCTGGACCTTCGATTTGGATCTCAAACGTCTGGACCGGCTGGCCCTCCGCTATAAAGGCGGCCTGGTCGGCCACAGCAGTGGTAAGCGCCTGACCAACAAATACGGGACCGCAATGGAATTCGCAGATTATCGGCCCTACCTGCCCGGCGATGACGTGCGTCGGATCGACTGGTCTCTGTATGGACGTTCCCGGCGTCTGTACACCAAGCTTAACCGCAGCGAAGTGGATGCCACCGTCAATGTCCTGATCGATGGCAGCCGCTCTATGGACTGGGGGGAATACGACAAGGGTCGTCGTGCCCTGGAACTGGCCCTGGCGCTGGGTTATTTGAGCATCAAGGCCTATGACCGGGTTGCGGTGGGCATTGGCCCCAAAGAGTTGAGCCAGTATCTGCCGCCGGTGCATGGTAAGGGCGCCTTCTCCCGTCTGCTCAGCTTTCTCAGCGCCCGGGAGTTTGACCGGGAAGGGGATTTAAACAGCCTTTGCCTTTCCTTTGCCCGTCAGCTCAAGCCGCTTCAGCTGACTGTGCTCATCTCCGACTTTCTCTCCCCGGGCGGCTGGCAGCGGGGTTTGGAAAAGCTGGTGAACAGCCGCCAGCAGCTTTTGCTGTTTCATGTATTCAGCCCCGATGAACTGGAACCCGAGTACCGGGGGCCGGTCTCCCTGGTTGACAGCGAAACCGGCAGCAAAAAAGAAGTGGATGTGGATCCGCTTGTACTGCGTGGTTATCGGGACGCTTTTGCCCGCCATAGCGAGCAAATCGCTGACTTTTGCCGCCAGCGGGGCATCAATTATTTCCGCTATGATTGCAGTGAAAACCCTGTGGATTTTCTGCTGACGATTGCATCGACAGTTTTAAACTCCTGGTGA
- a CDS encoding VWA domain-containing protein, with protein MTLLQPMALLAALSLPVIILLYMLKKRTRPQTVSSVLLWERLERISSPALRINRLLRNLLFYLQLLAALLLVLALARPALDWAGALGGRDRVLIIDTSVSMGVADSAGGTRLDRALAEARQLVNSKSGRDQIGIVAMGEEATIISGLTANAATLLSGLERVNIDSGQANAAAALLLAENMAHSLEEPELVLLSDGVFAEVPQRLDYSLTYFAVGTTEVRNLALEDLLGDGERLYLTVLNNGTEEVAATIQVSDDKGAVVGRREIRVVPGERTVQVWRNLPASSWYRATTQGDDLAWDNEIYATVGERSDERLLLISEGNLFLERALMLTPGLTVSKVAPERYHSEMAANHDYFVFDGYLPAQLPQAPLLVFDPPHPNSHMETAAPTELADVTPAAHRLLEWVDFTEVNISFAKSLRGGQVLLQSDRGPVAAEYSNQGHPLVAFGFAVQAGDLPLRPAFPILMRNILDYFRGYQVDLGEFRFGRMPLIQPPYAAETVSLQAPDGSLSAGSAPWPHQGPVLDEPGIYTLTIDGSEVLVPVNPPATSENLSARSTINIAGEPRDSQRRGGQLPLFMPLALFALAVIGLEWWVDNSGY; from the coding sequence TTGACTTTACTTCAACCTATGGCCCTTTTGGCAGCGCTTTCGCTGCCGGTTATAATTCTTCTCTATATGTTAAAAAAACGCACCCGTCCCCAGACCGTATCCAGCGTGTTGCTTTGGGAGCGTCTGGAGCGCATCTCTTCCCCGGCCCTGCGCATCAATCGGCTGCTGCGCAATTTGCTCTTTTACCTGCAATTGCTGGCGGCATTGCTGCTGGTTTTGGCTCTGGCGCGACCGGCTCTGGACTGGGCCGGCGCCCTGGGCGGACGCGACCGTGTTTTAATAATCGACACCTCGGTGTCCATGGGCGTAGCCGATAGCGCAGGAGGGACCCGCCTCGACCGTGCCCTGGCTGAGGCCCGGCAGCTGGTGAACAGCAAGTCTGGCAGAGATCAGATTGGCATAGTCGCTATGGGCGAAGAGGCGACAATCATCAGCGGCCTCACAGCCAACGCCGCCACTTTGCTCAGCGGCCTTGAGCGGGTAAATATCGATTCCGGTCAGGCCAATGCCGCCGCTGCCCTGCTTTTGGCGGAAAACATGGCCCACTCCCTGGAGGAGCCCGAACTGGTTCTGCTCAGTGACGGTGTATTTGCTGAAGTGCCCCAGCGCTTGGACTATTCTTTGACATACTTCGCCGTTGGCACAACCGAGGTACGCAACCTTGCCTTGGAAGATTTGCTCGGCGACGGCGAGCGCTTATATCTCACAGTCTTAAATAATGGCACCGAGGAAGTGGCGGCCACAATCCAGGTTAGCGATGACAAGGGCGCTGTGGTTGGGCGCCGGGAAATCAGGGTCGTTCCCGGGGAACGCACTGTCCAGGTCTGGCGCAATTTACCTGCCTCCTCCTGGTACCGGGCCACGACCCAGGGGGACGATTTGGCCTGGGACAATGAAATTTACGCCACTGTCGGAGAGCGAAGTGACGAGCGTCTGCTTCTGATCAGCGAAGGCAACCTCTTTTTGGAGCGGGCCCTGATGCTCACGCCTGGTTTGACGGTGAGCAAGGTGGCGCCGGAGCGCTATCATTCCGAGATGGCCGCTAACCATGACTATTTTGTGTTCGACGGATATTTGCCCGCCCAATTACCTCAGGCGCCTCTCCTGGTCTTCGATCCTCCCCACCCCAATAGTCATATGGAGACCGCTGCGCCGACCGAGCTTGCCGATGTAACCCCGGCCGCGCATCGGTTGTTGGAATGGGTCGATTTCACCGAGGTGAATATTAGCTTCGCCAAGTCGCTGCGGGGCGGTCAGGTTCTCTTGCAAAGCGATCGGGGACCAGTGGCGGCCGAGTATTCAAACCAGGGGCACCCCCTGGTGGCCTTTGGGTTTGCTGTCCAGGCCGGGGACCTCCCCCTGCGCCCGGCCTTCCCGATTCTAATGCGCAATATCCTTGATTATTTCCGCGGTTACCAAGTTGACCTAGGTGAATTTCGCTTCGGTCGCATGCCGCTGATTCAGCCGCCTTACGCCGCGGAAACAGTGAGCCTGCAGGCACCGGATGGCAGCCTCAGCGCCGGTTCCGCGCCCTGGCCGCACCAGGGCCCCGTCCTGGACGAACCGGGAATCTATACCCTGACAATAGACGGCAGTGAGGTTCTCGTTCCGGTGAATCCGCCGGCGACCAGTGAGAACCTCTCGGCCCGTTCAACGATAAATATTGCCGGTGAGCCCCGGGACAGCCAGCGTCGCGGCGGGCAGCTCCCCTTGTTTATGCCCTTGGCGCTTTTTGCCCTGGCAGTCATCGGTTTGGAATGGTGGGTGGATAACAGTGGCTATTAG
- a CDS encoding VWA domain-containing protein has protein sequence MAISFASPWFLLLLLPAALLMVMYNGRRRYLRAARPLILFLRAGILFLLILAMAGPHLVRTFPGQSVVFLVDSSRSVEQAEDVTGWINESLGYMGSEDQAAVLAFGRDSQLLKPYGMERLPGLQSSVDNQFTAIEAALRTAYGLIPGDANGRVVLVSDGLENVGDAVRFAQTLGDLPVDVLPLSPEQGPEVAIRDISLPRNTYLDQQVIVDVELESTVNTSAQLSLFWGPNLVFADDVSVSAGVQRYSIPVTVSGQSMQRVTAAIQPEHDTWLQNNQVDGITFVQAPPRLLIVEGVRDKGFPLHDVFVNNGVDVQRISVDQFHHNLTDLASFQAVYLVDVPAYFLDEARMHALEAFVSELGGGLVAVGGKSSYGLGLYQDTPLETLLPVTMEVEEQEDLPGLDLVLVIDRSGSMSGEKLNMAKNAAVSALDILKPRDRLSVITFDNNYRVEFDLTEVTDKAALTAKIEAIQQGGGTIIHPALEQAEAMLRDSVRSKHIILLSDGVEGTQYNYEPLLEAMRDNAVSLTTIALGADADEQHMQSLAENADGRYYPVPRPGDLPGVFVQETVLAGGDYLVEEDFQPSVTHPDSRWFLETAPVLHGYVASKAKATAEVLLATHREHPLLARWQYGLGRSIAFTSDSFGLWSQQLLAHPAFADLWLDTLNWVVPARSGGDLALDVRLQDAGAEISAMTNESLGDGESIKVTMIDVENQRQVLELLPVGRGRYSVSVDYVPQGVYLLSGQRLQDDVVQAQAVSGFAVPYPPEFSISQSDGNALLHTLAETTGGRELTAARQVFNADFTPARRATDISNWLLLAAIILWPVDIAARRLGLAVTMPRRKQKRPLAEDTDSGPGQDPAMERLLKAKKRSR, from the coding sequence GTGGCTATTAGTTTTGCCAGTCCCTGGTTTTTGCTCTTGCTTCTGCCTGCCGCATTGCTGATGGTTATGTACAACGGTCGCCGTCGCTATCTGCGGGCGGCCCGCCCCCTGATTCTTTTCTTGCGGGCCGGCATTCTCTTCCTCTTGATTCTTGCCATGGCTGGGCCCCATCTTGTCAGGACCTTCCCCGGGCAGAGTGTTGTGTTTCTGGTGGACAGCTCCAGGAGCGTTGAGCAAGCTGAGGACGTTACCGGCTGGATTAATGAAAGCCTGGGCTATATGGGGTCAGAAGATCAGGCGGCAGTGCTGGCCTTTGGTCGGGACAGTCAACTGCTCAAGCCCTATGGCATGGAGCGGCTGCCGGGGCTACAGAGCAGCGTGGATAACCAGTTTACCGCCATTGAAGCGGCCCTGCGCACCGCCTACGGCCTGATTCCCGGCGATGCCAATGGACGGGTTGTCCTGGTCAGCGACGGGCTGGAGAATGTCGGTGACGCTGTCCGCTTTGCCCAAACACTGGGTGACCTGCCCGTCGATGTTTTGCCATTAAGCCCGGAACAGGGCCCGGAAGTGGCAATCCGGGACATCTCTCTCCCCCGCAACACCTATCTGGACCAACAAGTTATTGTCGACGTGGAGCTGGAGTCCACCGTCAACACCAGTGCCCAGCTCAGTTTGTTCTGGGGTCCTAACCTTGTCTTTGCCGATGATGTTTCGGTGAGCGCCGGTGTTCAACGTTACTCAATTCCGGTTACCGTCAGTGGCCAGAGCATGCAGCGAGTCACGGCGGCCATTCAACCGGAGCACGACACCTGGCTGCAGAACAATCAGGTGGATGGGATTACTTTTGTCCAGGCGCCACCGCGGCTGCTGATCGTTGAAGGGGTGCGGGATAAAGGTTTTCCCTTGCATGATGTGTTTGTCAACAACGGTGTCGATGTCCAACGCATCAGCGTTGATCAGTTTCACCATAACCTCACGGACCTTGCCAGCTTCCAGGCCGTATACCTGGTGGATGTTCCCGCCTATTTCCTGGATGAGGCGAGAATGCATGCCTTGGAGGCATTTGTCAGCGAGCTGGGCGGCGGTTTGGTGGCAGTTGGCGGCAAAAGTTCTTATGGGCTCGGTTTGTACCAGGACACGCCCCTGGAGACCCTTTTGCCCGTGACCATGGAAGTGGAGGAACAGGAAGACCTTCCGGGCCTCGACTTGGTGTTGGTAATCGACCGTTCCGGCAGCATGAGCGGCGAAAAGTTGAACATGGCTAAAAACGCTGCCGTTAGCGCTCTGGATATCCTCAAGCCCCGGGACCGTCTGTCGGTTATTACCTTCGATAACAACTACCGCGTGGAATTTGACCTGACAGAGGTCACCGACAAAGCTGCGCTAACTGCCAAGATAGAGGCAATACAGCAGGGTGGCGGCACAATCATCCACCCTGCTCTGGAACAGGCAGAGGCAATGCTTAGGGACAGTGTGCGCTCCAAGCATATAATCCTCCTTAGTGACGGTGTAGAAGGGACCCAGTACAATTACGAACCCCTGCTTGAGGCCATGCGCGACAATGCCGTCAGTCTGACTACAATTGCCCTGGGCGCTGATGCCGATGAGCAACATATGCAGAGCCTGGCGGAAAATGCCGATGGTCGCTATTACCCGGTGCCCCGACCGGGGGATTTGCCGGGGGTTTTTGTTCAGGAAACTGTGCTGGCCGGCGGCGATTACCTGGTGGAGGAGGACTTCCAACCCTCCGTCACCCATCCCGACAGCCGTTGGTTCCTGGAAACTGCCCCTGTTTTGCATGGGTATGTGGCCAGCAAAGCCAAAGCAACGGCGGAGGTGCTGCTGGCGACCCACCGGGAACACCCGTTGCTTGCCCGCTGGCAGTACGGGCTTGGCCGGTCAATCGCTTTCACCAGCGACAGTTTTGGCCTCTGGAGCCAGCAACTGCTTGCCCATCCGGCCTTTGCCGACCTCTGGCTGGATACCCTCAACTGGGTGGTCCCGGCCCGGAGTGGTGGCGACCTGGCCCTGGATGTGCGCCTCCAGGATGCCGGCGCCGAAATATCGGCGATGACCAATGAATCACTGGGAGATGGCGAGTCAATCAAGGTGACGATGATCGATGTTGAAAATCAGCGCCAAGTGCTGGAGCTTCTGCCTGTGGGCCGGGGTAGGTACAGCGTCAGTGTGGATTATGTTCCCCAGGGCGTTTACCTGCTCAGCGGCCAGCGCCTGCAAGATGACGTGGTTCAGGCCCAGGCTGTAAGCGGCTTCGCCGTTCCCTACCCACCGGAATTCTCCATTAGTCAAAGTGATGGCAACGCCTTGTTGCACACTCTTGCCGAAACCACTGGCGGCCGTGAGCTCACCGCCGCCCGTCAGGTCTTTAACGCGGACTTTACGCCTGCCCGCCGGGCGACTGACATCAGCAACTGGCTACTTTTAGCCGCTATCATCCTCTGGCCCGTGGACATCGCTGCCCGCCGTCTGGGGCTGGCCGTCACCATGCCCCGGCGCAAACAAAAACGGCCCCTAGCCGAAGATACTGACTCGGGACCGGGGCAAGACCCGGCCATGGAGCGCCTGCTTAAAGCCAAAAAACGCTCTCGCTAG
- a CDS encoding helix-turn-helix transcriptional regulator encodes MENKLKQYRQQRKLTQAELAEAVGVTRQTIIAVENNKYAPTLRLALKIAAYFDVYVEEIFKL; translated from the coding sequence ATGGAGAATAAGCTCAAGCAATATCGACAGCAGCGAAAGTTGACCCAGGCAGAGCTGGCTGAAGCGGTGGGCGTGACCCGCCAGACAATCATCGCCGTCGAAAACAACAAGTACGCCCCGACCCTGCGCCTGGCCCTAAAAATTGCAGCTTATTTCGACGTCTACGTAGAAGAGATTTTTAAACTGTAA
- a CDS encoding ABC transporter permease — MKTLPINPLLAKELRLRMRNWRTFLLFTLYLVILGGFGVLNYAAVSNMLRYGTGDLAQVGQTLFVFLAFIQFGLIFFLVPGLTAGALSNERERQTFDLLVCTQLTPFAIVRGKLFSSLSFVFLLIFASLPLYGFVFLLGGVSPTELMILIAIFILTALIYGSFSLLFSSLFKRTITAVIASYAFSLFLVGGTAIIVSLFTLILFGMGNQNAIFSWVLLLHPVALFEWLFPEPGVELLREITQQAYPFNIPWLKFWHLSLLVKGTLAGAALYLATRAVNPLRAGRRSG; from the coding sequence ATGAAGACTCTGCCCATTAACCCGTTGTTGGCCAAGGAGCTGCGGTTGCGGATGCGCAATTGGCGCACCTTCCTCCTCTTCACCCTCTACCTGGTAATTCTCGGCGGGTTCGGGGTTTTGAATTATGCCGCTGTATCCAATATGCTGCGTTACGGCACCGGCGACCTTGCCCAGGTTGGTCAGACCCTGTTCGTGTTTTTGGCCTTTATTCAGTTCGGCCTGATTTTCTTCCTGGTGCCGGGGTTGACTGCCGGGGCGCTCAGCAATGAGCGGGAGCGCCAGACCTTTGATTTGCTGGTCTGCACCCAGCTCACCCCGTTTGCAATTGTCCGCGGTAAACTCTTCTCATCCCTGAGCTTTGTATTTTTGCTGATTTTTGCCTCTCTCCCGCTTTATGGCTTTGTATTTTTGTTGGGCGGGGTCTCGCCGACAGAATTGATGATTTTGATTGCCATCTTTATCCTCACCGCCCTGATTTACGGGAGCTTTTCCCTGCTTTTTTCCTCACTGTTTAAGCGGACAATTACTGCCGTTATTGCCAGTTATGCTTTCAGCCTGTTTTTAGTTGGCGGCACGGCGATTATAGTCAGCTTATTCACGCTGATTCTGTTTGGAATGGGCAATCAGAATGCGATTTTTTCCTGGGTTTTATTGCTGCACCCGGTGGCGCTGTTTGAGTGGTTGTTTCCCGAGCCGGGAGTGGAATTGCTGCGGGAAATTACCCAACAGGCATATCCCTTCAATATCCCCTGGCTGAAATTCTGGCACCTGTCTTTGCTCGTGAAAGGAACGCTGGCGGGGGCGGCACTCTATCTCGCTACCCGGGCGGTAAACCCCTTGCGGGCGGGAAGACGTTCGGGCTAG